Within the Glycine soja cultivar W05 chromosome 3, ASM419377v2, whole genome shotgun sequence genome, the region CTGTGATTGTCATTTTTCACTGAATCTAACAAACTACAGTTTTATGACTTGTTTCATGTTTTCCTCTCCAGTAAAGTGTATATCATCTATCTACGTCACGGAGACGGGTAAATTTTGAGAAATcttagggtgtgtttgatttgcatttttattttctgttttcattttttcaaaactattttcattttcaaaatattagaattctgaaaacatgtttggtttgacttcttgttttctgctttcaagaaataaaaacactgaaaatgcattttcaaaaggaaatgtatttttagatttgcttaaaattacattctttgTCATCgcgttttcattttatccaaaatgaGGTTCCTAGTTTTGactgaaaacgagattttattgttttcagtttttagttcatttgggaaaatattttcactgaaaatgaaaacagaaattcaatcaaacacattttcatcgtcattttttatttccagtgaaaatgaaaacaaaaaataaccaaaccaaacacccccttaAATTTTGGAAAGTTCATGAAATCTAATTTGATCCAATGCACATTGTTTTGAAGATTGAAGGTCTTACGTTGTATGTTTTGTTCCATCACTTTGGTAATCAAATTTCTGACTTTTAGACCAAATTGTTGAGATTAgtccctgttttttttttggcaaaattgtatttttggttcCTCAGTTTATCTCCAGTTTCGAATTTGGTCCTcaagtaatttaattcacaaatttggtctcCTTATATAGtaaaattgtgcaatgttgATCCCCTAGGTCACAATTGGACGTTAATCGTTAACAAGTGATGTCGACTGTCACGTGTCACGTTCTTATTGAATGATGACTGCCACGTGTCATGTTTTGATTGAtcaatgaaaacaataatttatttcatctttcatggagttgatatccaatcagaacatgacacgtgGCAATCAACATCACTTGTTAACCTCAACGTCCAATTATGGTCTGGAGGACcaacattgcacaattttacaaaatagaaggaccaaatttgtgaatattAGTGGGGGACCAAATCCAAAACTGGAGATAAACTGATaaaccaaatttacaattttgcctttttttttaactcgactttttcttttttttcattttttgttcacCACTAAGTTAATCTTATAATTCGTTTCCCATTGAGATTAGTTCCttgttgaaattgaaaaaggaagtgatagtaatatattgtttttaacACTTATGtgtattaaatttattgaaaaactaGTCGGTAACCCGTGCATACGCACGGGTCATTTTGCTAAATGATTTTCGatgaaagaattaaaagaaaggtattgtaaaaaaaacaaaaagactaacattcatatattattatcatcatcatcatcatcatcatgtagGCTTTgggttccttaaaaaaaatacactttgGGACTTTATTATTCAACATTGCCCTGTGAATCCTATTGTTGCAACCCTTGCATGGACAAAACACCATCATCTTCAGTACCACCGTTGTTACTGCAGGTTGTCccaaaaatcaaaccacaaaaaaatagaccaaaaaaagtaaaagaatcgTAATCAAAATCgcaaaaaatagaatgaagatcagAAGAGAACTCTATCAAAATTAGAAAATCCAACACACACAACACATTCCAATCTTCAAAGCAAACTCACTCATTTGATATTGTGATTCTCTTGCTCCATTGTGCCCACCAAAGATGCAACACACTTGTTGGGAATAACAACCGTGtcctatttatttacaaaaacaaaattaaaatatcaaaataacaaaaacaaaagatggATGAAAGTCGGAGAAAGAAAAGATTAACGAAAAGAGAGAGtattaatgaagaaaaagagataaatggAATAAGAGAAGATTCGGGATTTGAGCCAGGTTATTAAGCGAAATTAAATGGGAAATTGAAATCCGCCAATTAGAGAATGACACACACCAGGAAccttaaagaaaaatatctcAATGTTCACTCCCGACCTTACAACATAAAAAAGAGTCTTCAGCTAGAGCAtgcataataataacaacaacaacaacaacaacaacaacaacaataaaattaaatagaattcTAATCCAGCTTCCTGCaccaacaataaattttatgatttaaaatgtaaaactGAAGTATGATATAAACAGTATAAATAGCAGTATACTTTTGGAGGCTCCTAtaattgttaataataataataataataataataaatcattttagGTATGGGCACAACAGGTATATCTCTTTTATTAGATAGTTTATTGCAAGAAGCTGGATtaggattttatttaattttattgttgttgttgttattatattattattatcattattatttttattgttataattattattattattattattattaattttcattttatatgatGTACATGTTGTGcatgaacatttttgtttttgtgattCTGATGGTTGGgtgattatttgtttaaaagGCTGCATTAGGTTCTCCTTAGGACGATATCACGACTCGCGAGCTTCGAGCCTCACCTTTCTGGCAACAAAGGTGGCGAGATTCCGACAAAGCGATGAGAGAAAAAGTTGAAACTGCGCTTTTTAGAGAGAGAAGTTTCATTTTGGTTTTGGAGAAGGAAGAACACGCTTCTGAAGAAGGAATAGGTAAACGATAAtacaaaaaatgggttttcGGAGATGGGAGGAAGCGTGTTGCACGTCCACATCGACATGATTGGAGAAGCCTGGACAGAGAGACACGTGGGAGACGCAACAGGAGAATTAAGTGAAATTAAATGGAGAGTTAGAAAATGAAACACGAATTAATaagaatgaagaaagaagagataaatccATAGCAGAATAgcatgaaatttgaaattgaagtaCCTCTCAAATAGCTTGAACCTtccatcaaaataataataatcataataataataaacatgcatAAAACAAAGCACAAAGAAAGAAACTTGTCGACCGGATATTTTTTCGTGGATCACCTTGCGAGCAGGAAAatcagaaaggaaaaaaaaacaggaaATATCAGTAAGGAAggaaaaacatgaaacaaactaaataataataataataatgataataatgataataataataataataataataataatatttcctTTTGCTGATTTTGCACCTCGAGTTGTACATCCACTCaacaaaacatcaatttattttcttccctaatcctttttatttattttctgattaGAAAACAAACTAAGAAACTATAGGAGAATAGAACTtacatcataataataataataataataataataataataataataataataataaacatgcatAAAACAAAGCACACAGAAAGAAACTTGATGGTTGAATGTAATCAAATGtaataatgacaaaaatatgatacaatgattcaacaattaattacgtgtatattaatatttaatgaattgtTATATATAGTAATCAATTATTATATGCTAATAAATGTAACgaaagtcataatttttttaagctgAATCATCATTTGTTATGATGATTTGATTGGATaacaattaaagtaattaaaaaaattcaattgaaataATATGTTTACTATTACTATTAGCATCAacattgaataaattaaataaatattaattgattacatgttaataatttaataaataaattaataataacagtTAAAGTATTATATATTAACCTTAATGATACGATAATTCAAATacaaattagaaattttaaaatcttgCATGATTTCAGTTTCAATTTTATAGACACAATAAggaaaaacatgaaacaaacaactataactaaataataataataataataataataatattgccTTTTGCTGATACAGTGCCTCCAGTTGTACATCAACTCAACAAAgcatcaatttattttcttccctgatcctttttatttattttctgattaGAAAACAAACTAAGAAACTATAGAAGAACAGAacttacataataataataataatttgtagaGAATGACAAGGTGGTGGAGTCTTGGGATGCGTGTAAATCAAAGGGGAGGGAGAAGAAAAAGGAGGATGAAGGGGGTGCGCCTGAGGCTGGGTGTTGGGTTAGGTTGAGGTTCATTTTGGGAGCTGCATTTCTTCAAGATCCAAGGTTGATATCTCAGTCAGTGACACTGGCACCAGCACTCATTATGGTAAATTCATCACTATTTTACTCTTATTtcatgcttttatttatttatttatttttatatacttcTATTGGTTTTTTAAAGTATACATTGAATATTTTCCTTGTAATTAAAGGATCATATGCGTGGAATGATGTTAAAGTTGAAAATATTAATGTTGTATAACTACTATTATGAATAATCTTATGACAGAAACTTGATGTAATGTGTAGGATCCAAGCGCCACGAATACAGAGAAATTTCTAGTCTTTTTCCTATAGTTGATATCCTATTCCAAGCTCTGGATTTAATAGCAACTATAATAGAATCTAGATTACATCTTCCTTGTTTGAAAATAGTTGCATTTCTATTCATTTCCAATCAACTTGTTGGTTACTCATGTTTAAAGATAGAAATAAAGAGAAGTAACCCCGCAAAGTAAATAATTATGCTATAagattatatagtttttttatcagcgctataagattatatataatttgtagtataataaaattttagtgttaATTTCATTGCTATAACAGATTTGTAATTCCTTTTGGGCTATTGAATAACTATTCAAAGGTGTAGTATAAGATGCTAGCAAAATGTGTTTCAACcataaagttaaaataacaaTCACATTTCAGATCATGCTTCTATTGAGAAAATAATCAAGATATTTCAATTCTGATCATAAGTATCAAATGACATGTTGATGTTCAATTATTCCCTAATAAGTCCCCTAGCTAGCAACAAATAactccaaaaattaaaattatatagcagttagttagttagaatCAACTAAGCAAATGCCTCTTTAACATGATCTCATTCTAATTCTTCCCTCGTGAATGGAATAGGTGTGGTAGTCCTCTGTGGGGTCAAACCAAAGCATGTGCCTCATCTTACGCCCACCAGTCTCATTCTTATATACATTAGTTTGAATCAAATATGACTCTCCTGTTTTGTTCCCCAAAAACTCAAAATCAAGCTCATCTCTTTTTGGCCCCGCACCATTTTCTGAGCACATCTGCAACAATTCCCAACTCATCACAATGGAATCATAGAAACATAGAGGGGaactcattaaaaaataaacaatgtatAAGTGGATAAAACATAGAAGCattctcaaaaaagaaaaaggccctaaataataaataaattgaagccAGCAGTTTATCCTTGTACCATgtaaatatactaataattcaaaattaatatacatTCTCAAAGTTAACAGCAACACACAaaatagtaaaaagttattcatATTCACAAAACTTATCCATAAAACTCGACCCCTAAAgacaaaaatgatcatttttttaagaacatTACACATATCACAACCAATATCAATAATTGTGTTACTAAAAAATGTGTTCCACCACAAACGTTCGAGGCAAAAATGATGCAGAAGAAAGCCACAGCAAAGAAGCGGAATCGCAGAGAAGaaagacaaataataataataataataataataataataataataataataataataataataataataataatagagaaGATGCATCATGAACCTGAAAGAGGGATTCTGCATAATCATTGATATTGTTCATTACTCTGTGTTTCGCTTGCACCCTTCTAAACCTTCTCGAGGTATCGTTGCTCCCTCTCTACAATTAAACTGTTCTCAACAACAAAACATGTAAAAAACACTTTTCACTGCTTGGGTTACACAAAAAGTTCCCAGATTGTAAAAAAcagatacaaaataaaaaagaaacacggAATTGGGGTGGTGAGACCCATAATTAAAAGATACAAAAATTGATATAAATCAAGAGAAGTTGTTGAATCAAATGACAAAAAGATAAAACGAAGGGAATTGAGAGAAACTAACGGAGTTCCAATGATTGTGGTGTTTACGTTGCAGGGGAATGGTGGAATGGAAGAGTGCGGCCCTGAGAAAGGAATGGagattaataataacaataacaataattaatcaaaacaaaaaataacaaaaattaagaaagagTACAAAGAAAACATGTGTTTGTtctaaacttcattttttttgccCCACTGAACAAAGCAACAATTAATTTTCTacttttgctttaaaaaaattgagattttaaGGGTAAAAGTGTTGAATCTCAAGTACCCGTAAAtctatttcagtttttttttgctttttgcaaAATATTGAAACTTTAGGGGTAAAAATGTTGAATCTCAAGTACCTATGAAGATTGAAAGTTACAAACCTTTGTTGATGTGCAAGAATGAGTCAATGTCTGGATACTTCCTCGCGAGTGACGTTGCAAAACCATGGAGCAGCAAAAACTACTTTAACTTAGagcaacaaaaccaacaaaataaCAATGAAAAGAGCATTCAATAGCAAAAGAACATTCAATAggcaaacatgcataacaacaaagcaaaaaaaaaaaaaaaaactttgcctGCTGGATGCTTCTTCATCACCACGTTGCACAACCACCAAGCTGAAGAAAACTGAAGAAAGAAGAGATGGGTTTTCTCAATAGGAAAAGAACATTCAATAGGCAAGATCAGTGTTACTAACAACAGgaaacaaacatgcataacaacaaagcaaaaaaaaaacctttcctACTGGATCCTTCTTGTGAGGAAATTCGGAGATGCATTCCGTCTCCATGATTTAGAGAACCATAGAAACTAACAGATGcatcaaagaaaacataaaaaatcgtCACTTCAACCTTGCGaggcaaaaaaacatgttacCTGAAGCAAACATAACCAATGTAcacaaatttcatcaaatctacaacctgaaaaaataaaaatgcaagaaaaagaagaagaaaaaatatcacaTATGAGATTTTAGGATAAAAAAGTTACCTTGGGAACTCTTTTTCTCGGGCGACGATCCATATAAGTGTGAGGAAATTCAGAGACGCGTTCCATCGCCATGATTCAGAGAACCACGAAAACtcaattttgttgtttttgctaTTCTTCTTGCTCAACTTCACATTTTTATGTAAATCTTCATCCTTGATCCTCAAATGACTCATCTAATTCTTGAGGGTAGTTTGGCAGCTATCTCCCGCTGTTGTCTCATATCCCTCATCTCGGTTCATTGGAGAGCATAAAGGGTCGAGTGCACTACTGTTACCGGGTGTTCGAAAGCTGATAGAAGACCTGACCTAACCAAAGAAGAGAACGTcaaaaatagaaagataaaagataaaaaaaataggagaagattgaggaagagaaagagaaagagggagaaagagaagatTGAGGAATAAAGAGTAACGTGGAGAAGattgaggaagagaaagagaagattgAGGAAATGAGAGTAACGTGGAGAAGATTCAGGAAGAGAGAGGAGAGTTCTGATCATTAAGTGAAGTGAAATTAAATGGGGAGTTGAAATCTGCCAATCAGGGAGTGACATATGTTCGAAACTGCACATGCAACGTGACACGTGACAGGGGCAACAGAAAAAAGgtgcaaaaaaataaaggggcaaaatgaccaaaaaaccaaaaaaagtgaCATGTGTCGCAATTCTAGGTAGGGACACAATAGATTTTTCCATAGACTTCTCTTTTATAGATAGTATATAGATTACAAAATCATAAGTGAGGTTATTAAATAAGGAGTAAGATTCACAACCAAATTGAGCAAAGGTGGTGACTTCGCGATACTGTGTCAACAACAGACTTGTGTCATAGCTTTCAACTAAGCAGGAGATTCGACATGACTCACATATAAGCTGATGTTAATAACAGGTCTACTTTTGCGATAAAAGAGCTCTGTTTCCAAACATATTTGTCTTTATAACTTAAtagatttttgttaataatagtGTTAGATTGATCACTAATTTCggtgaaaataattttgtatcaaTATTATGatccaaaaagaaaatgttagatAACATGATATTAGActtctcaaaataaaatttcaattcatgTGTACATGTTTGAATTAAAGTTTATGGATTGACTTTTTGTAAATTGAGTTTGTAAACATAatctaagtttaaaaaaatataatacatttaCATAAATCGagaaagataataaatttttttagtaaaattatttcattaattcatttttcaattatatttattagtagGCAAGAAAAGCATTAAACAATcgattaatttgaaatgaagaaAGTAAATTAAACATTGTGATGAATATTCagtaaacatttttttgtttttaattatttatctaatgtctgccttataattaataaaataattcgtGCAGACATTCTTGAAAAttgagtataaaataaaaacaaaagcgtAACAGTTTCCGAGAAGAATATCTGTTTGTTAACTTTGTCGAAGACGCCGTCTATTCGTAGTTTCCTTAATCCTTTCCTCTGTCCGTTAACGGACAACGCCAAATCCAAAACGGAACTCTCAAAATAGAAATTGCTCAAAGAAGAATGTAAGATGTCTTTACGgttctttcaatttttatttccttcagaaattataaaattgatagtTTTGATCCTCCTATATTTTAGGCAAAATTGCATTTACTTTTTCATGATATCCTcttaaataatgttaatttccttttttagattttttaaaaaatccactTATCTGAGATAGCATTTAAAAAGAAGCatgtatcattttatttaatgcaTAAAGAAGATAAGCATCTGTTTAATTACTAAAAGAAGTATGAGTGTTATTTAAGATGCCTTCACAAGAGAtcgatgtaatttttttttcttttttaataatttgtgaACTCTTTCGTtgcattaattgttttttaatatttacgtTGGTTTAGTTTGTTCAATAAAATAGAAggaaaacacacacaaaaaagaagTAAGACTCATGCTAAAGTTCCATTCATCCAAaaccaatagaaaaaaaaaatgaaggaatgatatttttttaaaacatcaaagagtctttattttttcatacttttttctatttaaaactatttatttcattttatataatttttttgtttcactttcttCCCAGTAATAtaatacaagaaagaaaaaaataattcttttttattttttctctctctctacttAATAAATTATCTCGtttcctatttttttccttcctttccaattttttttttcattttctcacctaCTTGAGACTAATTTTggacaaaatttgaaaataaaaaaaaagtagaagaaaaaatagTCAAGAAAGATGACAGACACAGTGAGGTTTGCGacactattaattaaacaaatactACCACCACacattcctttcttcttcttcatcatcttctcacctctctctctctctctccctccctccTAGGGTTTCACGTTTCCATGTGAAAACGGATTGAGaatctctctctcattctctctctattttatattttctttcacgtCAATTAGGtaactcttctctctctctctctctctcgtgtaattttgtttttttgctgtCGGTTTAGATCGGCTTTGTCTGCTTATGCGGAACAAGAATCCACTTTCTCCATTCCTAGATTGAGAGATTTTGTAGCCATTTTGCTCGAAATCAGCTCTCGTAACTGCATTTTGGTgatttttgtgattttctttttatgttatggaaattaattattctgtgatttttagttgttttagctgttattcattttttcggttttttttttttaaattgtcttAATTGATGAGTGAAAATGTTGTGCTGATTTTGCTCCTGTTTCCATTTTAGGGTTTTTTTGCTGGCGTGATTCTGAAGGCTTGGATCTGGATATCTTCTTTGGTATGACTTTGCTTTGGCTATTTTAGTAACTAATTAAGCTGCCTGacaaattataaagaaatgAGTAGTTGAGGATTCTGTGGAGGGTTAAATTTGATGTCAAATAGTGAAGTGGATTAAGCTcagattttgttttgaaattttagcTGGAGCGTTTTGATGATTTAATAATGCTAGCTTGCTCTTTCCTTTGTACTATAATGAGTTGTCTGTGAGGGTTAAtgtgataaatttttttctttctttctttttcacttgTAGTATTAATTTTAGCTGTAGAGTATTGCACTATTGCTATTTTTGTGTAAGGAGCTGGATGTTCTGCAATTCAAAATTAAACTGCACAATGATTAATGGTGGACAATCTTTTAATAAGCTTTCACggtttatttcaaataaatatgaaaccATTGAATGGGAACCGCACCACCATTCAGTTATTTTGTAACTCCAGAAGATTGTAATGACGTAATCCTATTGTTTAAATGCTATTGCAAATTGGGGCATTATTTTACTGAATGGTGATTATTTGTGTtcataaaaacaattttcatttctaaatctgaaaacaaaaatcaccatatgaaaataatattttttgtgcaTGAATATTAACAGTTCCTTGATTCTTGCTTTAAACGTAAATAAGTAGAAATTTCTATTCTCTAAGTACTTGAttgtttgcttttattttttagtttctgatTGGGACTGGATATTCTAAACTAACCTTTCGCGAAGACTAAGGAGCAAATAGAGGTACAGAGCATGTGTGTAATATGAGAAAAAAGACAAGCAAATATTTATGCCATTAGGACATTGGCAAATTGAGTGATTAAGTATGCCATTGAGAGATGAAAAACTTAATCTCATTTTTAGGATATTTTACTCCTACGGAAGATAAGAACAAATCTataatatgtaattaataatCTGTAACAGAAATAGTTGTAATTGGATTTGTTTTTTGGGAAATTGCTGGATTTTTATGTGCAATAAAATCTGCAGTTTCAGTTTGTCAGGAATAGCTTAAATTCTAGGAAATTattgctttttcaaaaaaaatctcAGAAAACTGGCAAAAACAGCCGGTTATTTCTTCAAAAGAACTAAGCACACACTTAAATGAGAAGGGAAATATGGAGGAATACACTTTACAGACACAAGTTTTGCTTCATTGTCTGGCTGCTAGCCTTCACTGCAAAATTTGCACAGTAGCTACTTGGTTCTGAAATATCTGCAATATAGGGAGTTAGAAGCTTGAAAACGTACACCCTAAAATTATACACTCGCAGAGGcagagctttgttttctgaacaTTGCCAATTGCTCAACTCCACTCCACCAACAAAAAATTCCTCCTTTaggtaattatatattataacatCCCTAAGTTATAGTAGCTTTTGCTCTCAGCctttatcattaaaatattttcctcAATGGCAACCTTTTAtctgttttttgttgtttttatttatcttgcATCTGGATAGCATGAGTATTGTTTTTCTCATATGATGTATGTATGATTATTCTGATATCAAGATAACGAGTATTGTAATTGCTGATATATGTTTAGTTCCTACTACTGCACATGGTTTGTCtgtatataatttaaaacttggtatttgtttcattattttatcttcttcaGCTTCTTTGCTATGGAAGACTCGGATTCAGTTGCTACACTGATAGATTCTACTACTTCTAAGATACAACAGCTGCAGAAGGCATTTGCTGAACTTGAAAGTTATCGGGCTGTTACTCTTAACTTGAAATGGAAAGAACTAGAGGAACATTTCCATGGTCTTGAGAAATCCTTGAAGAGGCGCTTTGATGAATTGGAAGACCAAGAGaaagagtttgaaaacaaaacgaGGAAGGCTCGTGAGATACTGGAGAAGCGGGAAGCAGCTGTTTTTGCTAAGGAGCAAGATTCGTTGCAGAGGCTTCAAGAGAAAAGAGATGCTGCTTCATTTGCCATTGTAAATGCTCGAGAAAAGCAGAGGAAGATTTCATCACGTGAATTGGCTACTTTCTCTAATGGTGGTAAAGGAGGGATGCCAGGAGTGGAGGAGAAACCAGTGGATACTTTGTCCACTGCAGCTGAAGGTAATGTGGAAGATGTAAAACTTCCTGATAATGGAAATGTGGAGTTGGTATCTTATCCAGAGTTGGTAAAACTATGCAAAGAGATGGATGCTGCTGGACTTCACAAATTCATATCTGATAACCGTAAGAACCTTGCTGCTGTAAGGGATGAAATACCAAATGCTTTAAGAGCTGCTCCTAATGCTGCCTGTTTAGTTTTAGATTCTCTGGAAGGATTTTACTGTACAGAAGTGTCAAATCAGGACGTAAAGAAGGATGCTAACTTATTGGGTCTTCGCCGAACCTGTATCATGCTGATGGAATGTCTCTGTGATTTCCTGAGCAGCTCAGGTTTTGTTTCTAATGTGATTTCAGAAGATATCAAGGACAGGGCAAAAGCAGTTGCTGAAGAATGGAAACCCAGGCTGGATGCTCTTGACATGGATGCTAGCAATGGGAATTCCTTGGAGGCTCATGCATTTTTACAACTTCTTGCTAGTTTTGGAATTGCCTCTGGTTTTGATGAGGAGGAGTTATCTAGATTGATTCCAATGGTGTCTCGGCGCCGCCAAACTGCTGATTTATGTCGTTTTCTTGGGCTGTCAGAAAAGATgcctggtgtgtatttgatctTTATAATGTTTGACATGAATTAAAACATTACAAGAACTAAAGGAAATTTGAAATATTGAGCCAAATTTGATACAAGGAAAAAGTTTTAACATTCTGTGCAAAAATTTTCATCTAATTGCATCATGTGttatttttctttagttttatttttatttcaataacaaaaacatgttcccttaattttcattttgtgattAATATGATTCTTTGTTAAAGTATTGACTGTCAAGTGGCTGCCAAAACTAACCATTTTAGTAACAGGATTTTTCGAAGTCCTACCAactttgaataattattttcttatacttTGCTAGTCTTCTTGGATGTTCCTGCATGCTGGTTCTTGTTA harbors:
- the LOC114405584 gene encoding probable xyloglucan endotransglucosylase/hydrolase protein 8 is translated as MNNINDYAESLFQMCSENGAGPKRDELDFEFLGNKTGESYLIQTNVYKNETGGRKMRHMLWFDPTEDYHTYSIHEGRIRMRSC
- the LOC114406402 gene encoding FRIGIDA-like protein 3, whose translation is MEDSDSVATLIDSTTSKIQQLQKAFAELESYRAVTLNLKWKELEEHFHGLEKSLKRRFDELEDQEKEFENKTRKAREILEKREAAVFAKEQDSLQRLQEKRDAASFAIVNAREKQRKISSRELATFSNGGKGGMPGVEEKPVDTLSTAAEGNVEDVKLPDNGNVELVSYPELVKLCKEMDAAGLHKFISDNRKNLAAVRDEIPNALRAAPNAACLVLDSLEGFYCTEVSNQDVKKDANLLGLRRTCIMLMECLCDFLSSSGFVSNVISEDIKDRAKAVAEEWKPRLDALDMDASNGNSLEAHAFLQLLASFGIASGFDEEELSRLIPMVSRRRQTADLCRFLGLSEKMPGVIEVLVNSGRQIDAVNLAFAFDLTEQFCPVSLLKSYLKDARKASSPVRSAHSSPTAQIEVNERELVALKAVIKCIEEHKLDEQYPLDPLQKRLVQLEKAKADKKRETEATKPQPKRPRANGVGYGPRVTNILSDKTCYARVADRYPQYVYDRPPYMYPAPTENHCPPLMTTATYNISPSHGNYFGNGYQYQASYLH